In Monodelphis domestica isolate mMonDom1 chromosome 4, mMonDom1.pri, whole genome shotgun sequence, one DNA window encodes the following:
- the LOC130458892 gene encoding LOW QUALITY PROTEIN: olfactory receptor 2AT4-like (The sequence of the model RefSeq protein was modified relative to this genomic sequence to represent the inferred CDS: deleted 2 bases in 2 codons), which yields MDTKACNSSDGSPIFFYLMGIPSLPKSLFLPVFFIFLILYLLVIIGNSLLLVAVVVDSKLHKPMYFFLTNLSALDILFTTTTIPRMLSLFLLGDRILSFPACFLQMYFFHSFSCTEAFILVVMAYDRYEAICHPLHYTVRMTPQVNVKLAASAWLAALLLPIPAVVQSSQMAFGTLVQVLHCFCDHLAVVQASCSDPNFQTFLGFCCAMTVSFMPLLLVVLSYARILISILKISSKEGRAKAFSTCTSHLLVVGTYYTSIAVSYVAYRADLPVDFHIMGNVVYAILTPVVNPLIYTLRNKDVKAAITKFMIP from the exons ATGGATACAAAAGCCTGCAACAGTTCAGATGGTTCCCCCATCTTCTTTTatctgatgggcatcccttcccTCCCAAAGTCCCTTTTCCTCCCTGTCTTCTTCATCTTCCTTATCCTGTATCTCCTTGTCATCATTGGCAAC TCCTTGCTCTTGGTGGCTGTGGTGGTTGACTCCAAGCTTCACAAGCCCATGTACTTCTTCCTGACCAATCTCTCAGCCCTGGACATCCTCTTTACCACAACCACAATCCCCAGAATGCTCTCCCTTTTTTTGCTAGGGGATCGCATCCTTTCCTTCCCAGCTTGCTTCCTGCAAATGTACTTCTTCCATAGCTTTTCTTGCACTGAGGCCTTTATACTGGTGGTCATGGCCTATGACCGCTATGAAGCTATCTGTCACCCATTGCACTATACAGTCCGCATGACTCCACAGGTCAATGTCAAGCTGGCAGCAAGTGCCTGGTTGGCAGCCCTCCTGCTGCCTATCCCAGCTGTGGTCCAGTCATCCCAGATGGCCTTTGGTACCCTGGTCCAGGTCTTGCACTGTTTCTGTGACCATCTGGCAGTGGTTCAGGCCTCTTGCTCAGACCCCAACTTCCAGACATTCCTGGGT TTCTGCTGTGCCATGACTGTATCCTTCATGCCTTTGCTACTGGTGGTCCTATCCTATGCTCGAATCCTTATCTCCATCCTGAAGATCAGCTCAAAGGAGGGTCGGGCAAAGGCCTTCTCCACATGCACATCTCATCTCCTTGTCGTTGGTACCTACTACACATCTATTGCTGTGTCCTATGTGGCCTACAGGGCTGACCTTCCTGTAGACTTCCACATAATGGGGAATGTGGTATATGCCATCCTCACACCTGTGGTGAACCCCCTCATCTATACCCTGAGGAACAAGGATGTCAAAGCAGCCATCACCAAATTCATGATTCCTTGA
- the LOC100012380 gene encoding olfactory receptor 2AT4-like, with product MDAWTCNNSDGSPISFYLMGIPSLSKSLFLPVFFIFLILYLIVIAGNFLILVAVMSDSNLHKPMYFFLTNLSVLDILFTTTTIPKMLSLYLLGDRILSFPACFLQMYFFHSFSCSEAFMLVVMAYDRYEAICHPLHYTVRMTPQVNAGLAASAWLAALLLPIPAVVQSSQMAFGTLVQVLHCFCDHLAVVQASCSDPTFQTFLGFCCAMAVSFTPLLLVVLSYARILISILKISSKEGRAKAFSTCTSHLLVVGTYYTSIIVSYVVYRANLPVDFHIMGNVVHSIFTPIVNPLIYTLRNKDVKAAITKFMSLWSRGYP from the coding sequence ATGGATGCATGGACCTGTAACAACTCAGATGGTTCCCCCATCTCCTTTTatctgatgggcatcccctccctCTCAaagtctctcttcctccctgtctTTTTCATCTTCCTTATCCTCTATCTCATTGTCATCGCTGGTAACTTCCTGATCCTAGTGGCTGTGATGAGTGACTCCAACCTTCACAAGCCCATGTATTTCTTCCTGACCAACCTCTCAGTCTTGGATATCCTCTTTACTACAACCACCATCCCCAAGATGCTCTCCCTCTATTTGTTAGGTGACCGAATCCTCTCCTTTCCAGCTTGCTTCCTGCAAATGTACTTCTTCCATAGCTTTTCTTGCTCTGAGGCCTTTATGCTGGTGGTCATGGCCTATGACCGCTATGAAGCCATCTGTCACCCATTGCACTATACAGTCCGCATGACCCCACAGGTCAATGCTGGGCTGGCAGCAAGTGCCTGGTTAGCTGCCCTCCTGCTGCCCATCCCAGCTGTGGTCCAATCATCCCAGATGGCCTTTGGTACGCTAGTCCAGGTCTTGCACTGTTTCTGTGACCATCTGGCAGTGGTTCAGGCCTCTTGCTCAGACCCCACTTTCCAGACATTCCTGGGTTTCTGCTGTGCCATGGCTGTCTCCTTCACACCCCTACTACTGGTGGTCCTATCCTATGCTCGAATCCTTATCTCCATCCTGAAGATCAGCTCAAAGGAGGGTCGGGCAAAGGCCTTCTCCACATGCACATCTCATCTCCTTGTTGTTGGTACCTACTACACATCTATTATTGTGTCATATGTGGTCTACAGAGCAAACCTTCCTGTAGACTTCCACATAATGGGGAATGTGGTACATTCCATTTTCACACCTATAGTGAACCCCCTCATCTATACCCTGAGGAACAAGGATGTCAAAGCAGCCATCACCAAATTCATGAGCCTTTGGAGCAGAGGTTACCCTTGA